The sequence below is a genomic window from Lolium perenne isolate Kyuss_39 chromosome 7, Kyuss_2.0, whole genome shotgun sequence.
CCGGCCATCGCCCGATCCACCCCGCCGTCCAGACTCGGATCGGGGCGCCAGCTCCCCGGcctcgccgccaccgccgcgccgCGGCCACCGTGCGTGCCACTCCTCTCCCCGCTTTCCCCTCCCTCCGATTATTTTTCCTCCTGCTTCGGAGATTGCTCCGCTTTGCTTCGCTTCGCTCGCCACCGGCAGATGCGTCGGCGCCGCTCGCGCGCTCGATCCTCCCGCCTGCCCGCGGGTTCCACGAAGAATCTCCCGTGCTAGGTTTTGCGCTCCCCGATCGATCCGCTCCCGTCCCACGATTACGATCCCTGCGCGATGAGTGCGATCCGTATCTCCTTTCGTGCCAGGCAcgccgatttttttttttttttttttgatctgCTACGGCCCAGCTCGCCTGCTCGCTACCATTTCGTGGATCGCGTGCTTCCGCTTAATTATTGTCGTTGCTAGCATTACTACTACCAGTTTTAGGGCTTGCCGTAGGCGGATTTTTTGCTTTCCGTGCTCGCCTTCTCCGCTTCCCGGTTCCAGCCAACCCACACCGACCGATCGATTGGTTGATTGCTTGTTTGCTTCTGATGGTTTCAAGTGCCGTGCGGATTCTCCTACTAGCTTAGCTTCGTCTGGAGAATTCTCCTTCTGACTGTTTGTTTGTCTGTTTGTGGTAACAAATCCATTTCTGACTTCGTCTTCTCCTTTTCCTCTACTAGGCAGcgttttaaatttttttttttagggTTTTAATATTGGGACTTGGAATCGGAATTGCACTCTGGGGGTTTggactggaggaggaggaaatctccTGCCACGTGGTTTGCTGTTTGGTCAAGCATCTTGAAAGTGTTGTCACGGTTTGGATATATTGGGTGGGTGCTGGAATCGAAATAGCATTCTGGAGTTCAGACTGGAAGGAGAAGAAATCTCCCCGTCCAGCCGGCCACAGACCGATTGATTGGTTTATTGATTGCTCCTAATGGTTTCAAGTGCCGTGCGAATAGCTTAACTTCATCTcgagtgctcttcttcttctgaatGTTTGTTTGTTTTGTGTTACCAAATCCATttctgacttcatcttcttcttttcctcTACTAGGAAGCGTTTTAAAATGTTTTTTTAGGGTTTTAATATTGGAAGTTGGAATCGGAATAGCACTCTGGGGTTTggactggaggaggaggaaatctccTGCCGCGCGTGGGTTGCTGTTTGGTCAAGCATCTTGGAAGTGTTGTCACGGTTTGAATATTGAGTGCTGGAATCAAAATAGCATTCTGGAGTTCTGACTGGAAGGAGAAGAAATCTCCACGTCCAGCAGCCCCGTGCGAATTCTCCTACTAGCTTAACTACATCTGGAGTGCTCTTCTTCTGAATGTTTGTTTGTTTTCTGTGAACAAATCCGTTTCTGACTTCACCTTCTTCTTTACCTCTAGGAACCATTTTAAAATGTTTTTTTAGGGTTTTAATATTGGGAGTTGAATCGGAATAGCAGTCTGGGGTTTGGACTGGAGGAAATCTCCTGCCGCGCGTGGTTTGCTGTTTGGTCAAGCACCTTGAAGTCTTGCTACGGTTTAAATATTGGGTGCTGGAATCAAAATAGCATTCTGGAGTTCAGACTGGAAGAAGAAATCTCGTGCTGCAGCTTGTTGTTTTGGTCAAACACGGGTGGTGGGTGTGTCATTCATTTAGAGTTAACCTGAAGGTCAACATGCTACCATCACTGACACATTCAATTTGGTGCCATTGGATCATAGCTGATGTGTCACTCACCTTCTGTGTTTGCCTTTTCTTCTACTTGCCTCATATATGCTGTAAAAGCGCGGTCTAGGTTTGCCACAAGTCTGGTAAAACGATTCGGTGTATTAATGCGCGCTTATAACGGTTGGTTCACACTTATAATTGTCGTGCATAACGGTTCAGTCACACTTACTATTGTTGTTTCAAATATGGGGGGTGATTAAATTATCCACAAAACATGCGGTTTGACTTCTATATCGCTTTCGGTGGATTCTGTATTTTTTTGTGTGTAAAACTGAGGGCCATTTATATCTCTTAAGGATCTCTACACATACTTTCAGGGTTCTAATGTGCTTCTCCTACCTCTGGCAGGACTGATGCAAAATGGTATCTGTACATGGAATTGCCAATGGTACTAGTGATGGCGCTGCCAACAGGAAGATCAATCGCCTGTTTACCCCATCAGAGAGGAAGAACCCAACCAATTTCATGTTTGTACGTACCAAATAACTGCAAATTATTTCCTTTTTTGTTCCTAGACTAGAAGCAGGAAAGTTTCCGTGTTGGCACACCCTGTAATGTTTCCTTTCTGACAACTTTTCAGGAGCGTCATGTAGCTCGTCTTGAATcaaggcagcagcagcagcagctgatGCAACAGAGGTATAGCCATGTTCATTTCTGTGTCGATGTGTGTATATATCTACCAAGTAATAGAACATATTTATCTTTTATGAATTGGCACGAtcatccttctttcatatcatcgTTTTACAAACTCAATTGCAGCATCCTCGCAAAAAGGGAAATTCAATTGCAGCAGCATCTTGCACTAATTTTTACCTCCACCTGGAAATTCTGAACAGCTGTCGGAGATGAGTACCTGTATTTTGCTTCTGATAATTCTGTGTACTTCTCTTTCAGGCGGTGCATCATTACGACGTTCATGCCCGATTGTCTCTACCACTTCTCTGAAAATGCATCTCCACTTATTATCTTGCATTTAAGTGTCCCAGAAGAATATAGAAGTTATTCAGCTAATCAATCAAGGCTGCTGGTAGAGAGATCCACAGCATCCAATAGTATGTCTGATTCAGGTTTCTCAGAAAATACCTCTACCAAGACAAAGACAGATGCAAGGCATACTACAAGAAGGAAGAGcaaaaagaaaaacaagaagcgCAGGCAACATTTCAGAAAGCCAACAGATGGATCTGAAATTACGTTCGCAGAGAGCAACAGCTCTACCCAATCAGTTGATATGATTGATTCTTGTGAAGGTTCGACACTTTCACCTAAGCATGTTGGTGATATACTATTTGAAGAAACCTTTTCTCCCAGTTCTTCTGTGAAAGAAGCCTCTGAAAAGGCCCCTGACAGTGAAAATGATAATGAGTACAATGGCTTTTCAGTTGCTTCAGTTTCAAGCGCGTCGTACTGTGATGAGACAGAACTGTCTAGACCAACTACATCATGCTTGGAATTGTTTGGACAATGTAACAGGTACTTGGATAACATTCCAAATTTGGAACTGATGGATTCATCTCAAGAGCCTCGTCATGCCAGCAGAAGTGGACACTGTAGTGGTAGCACCAAGACACTGTTAAGTTCTAGAAATGAACGTGGGCACAATCAATGTGAAACGGCAGAATTTTGCAGCTCTAGTGACGGAGTTGATGATAGTTGGCTAGAGAATTCCAACTGCAGTAGTGACTTTTCTTCTGAAAATGGTGTTGGTGTGTGCAATGGAACCCAGGCAGCCCATTTGTGCAGCGATGGTAGCAGAGGCAGTGATTTCTGTCTAGTAATTTCGAGAAAGAGAGCtagaaaagagaagaaaatgtcaaTGTGGAAGAGCTTTAATGGGGAGCATGCACCTGCTGTAGTGCATCGTCCAAATGAAAAGTATAGCGGTAGCTCTTCTAGGCAGATGCTTAAGGAACTAAACACTAAGGAGTACTCACATAGACAGCATCATGTTGATAGCATTCAGCCTCAGCATGGAGCTGTGTTGAAACGCTCCATCAAGAATTTCATCCATAAGAGGAGTAATGGAATTCCATTTAAGCACTCTGAAACAGGAACAAGCCACAATCATTTTACAAGTCCAAAGGAAAACATCAATAGCAAATCAAATGCTGGATCAGGAACAAGTCACAATCATTTTACAAGTGCAAAGCAAAACAGCAATTGCAAATCACATGTTGATTTTGACAAAGAGCAGAACATTGATTTAAGCAGAAGGCTATCCAACGGTGTGCACTGCAGAGAATCAACTTGTGAGATGAAATCAAATTCAGCTTCTGAACCTACAACTCTTGAGTCTGCAAAGGGAAATTGTACTTCAGAATCTAGTCAATTAACAGATCATGTTGTAGGAGATTTTCCCATGCTGAAAAGTGGATTACAAGATTCACTCCGAGGCAATTATGCTATTGGGACAGGTTCTGGACTACAATCACCTGGTATGGCTGAATCTGTAGATATTTTGCATAGCAATTTTCTCtctaatatgtccagaccttatgATAAGATATAACAGTGCACTGAAAAGCCTTTCTAACACGCAGCGCAAATCATTTTGCAGATTCCAAGTCCATTGAAACTGACTCATTGGTCCGATGTGATGTAATTCCTTCTGTTGAAGGGAATCACAGTCTTGAAAAGTTTAGCAGTTCTGAAATGCATCTAATTCAGATGACCAAGGTTGTTAATGATGCCTGTGAGGTGCAAGTTGCTGCAGATGCCCACGTGTCTGCTGGTTATCCAACTACCGATCTTGAGATATTTCTGCATTCTGCAACTCCAGTCATTGGGCATGTTCCGCGTGTGAAAATGAGCAACTCTTCACAGGATCAGTCAGTTAGGCACTCAATTTGTCAACAATACATTTCGAATATGTACTTGAGGAATATATGGGAGTGGTATGAAGAGCCAGGGTGCTATGGGTTGGAAGTAAGAGATCTCAGTGATCGCAGTTCTATAGCACCACACCGCACCAATTCAGAGTTCTGTGCATATTTTGTTCCTTATCTATCTGCCATCCAGCTGTTTGGGTGGTCTGCAAAGAATATGGATAATGGTTTTGGTGTCGAAGAGCGAAATATGTTGGGGGCATCAAGTACCACAAGCCTTATGAGTTCTCAACCTGTGCCTGCGAAGTTGCATAAACCATTTGAGCAAAGTAACACATTCTTTTCAGAAACATCTTTCTCCGCACATGATCATGGAGAACTCATTTTTGAATACTTCGAAACAGAGCAGCCTTCTCTTCGACCTccattgtttgaaaagtaagttgTCTTTGAGTCTTTCGTTGTGCTTACAAATTCTAAGCATGACATCTGACATATTCTGATTTCGACCACTAGTTGTTACTTTATCCTTAAGTTCCTGGTGCCACCAGCTCTTTCAAGTGTATTCATGTCTCTTCAATCCAGTGTCTTTTTTGTCTAAAAACTGCTTATATGGTTTTACGAGTGCAACGGATTCCCATCCATTACTTTATTAGAAGCACTCAAGGATGCTTGTCAGTTCTTGTCATGAACAGTTTAATACAGGCAAGGTAGCTTTTATGACCAGTGTATAATGTATAAATTAGTATTCAGTTTGTGAACAATGTTGCTTTGCACATTCAGGGTGGCAACACACTGTTTTCCTGTGAAAACACACTGTACATGTTTTGGTGATACAAATTGTTTAAGCTGATTGGGATGGTTCTGACCAAGACCAACACGACTTATTTGTGCCCAACTGAGTAGCTTAGAGATTTGGTTTATAAGTTGTTAGCGGATTAATCACAAATATGTTGCTGATGTGTGCTGCATCATATCTTTATTTTGTGCCGACTTTCTCATGTTACTACGTGAGTACAATCTGTCTTTTCCAAAATTAAAAAGAACTTGAAACTTGTGAAAATTAGAATTACTATTTGCTGTCTTGATTTTTGTTGTATATTATTCTCACTGCAATAAAAAATTGCAGAATCAAGGACCTTAGCAGCCTAAATCTCTCTGGTGATTCTGAAAAGCTGCAAAATGTGAAACTGTGTGATCTGCATCCAGCTTCTTGGTTTGTTCCTGATCCCAGATATTTTACTCCCACTGCTTCCTGAACTTGTTGGTTTGTTCCTGATGGCGGCAGTATGTTGCATTTATAGGTACTGTGTTGCCTGGTATCCTGTTTATCGTGTACCTCATGGGAACTTCCGTGCGTCTTTCTTGACCTACCATTCACTGGGTAAATTGGTTCAACAAATGCCCTCCCCAGATATGAGTGGTGGTCAGCACACCCGTATAGTTTGCCCAGTTGTTGGTCTGCAGGGTTACAATGACAAGGTACCATTTTAACTTCTTTACGAGTGTAGCGAGTTATTGCAGTGCTGAGTGTATCCACAATGTAGCTCTAAATTTAACTGAAAACTCCAGAAAGTAGGTGCAAGCTGAAGTGTTGGCTGTCTAGTCAAAGTTTGTTCCTAGTGCTTGGTTCGTTTTGAGTTCTTGAGCTGTACATGAGAGCGAGACTCAGTTTAACATGTAAGGTCTTTTTTGTAGGGAGAGCAGTGGTTTGAGCTGAGATGTCCAGATTCATCAAAGCCCCATTGCGCTGAAGTTGtgaaagagaggctgaggacactaAAGCaaggtgcattggcgatggcaaggGCTGCCATTCCTAGGGGATCTGAGAAGTCGTCTGTGAACCACCATCCAGACTTCGAGTTCTTCTTGTCTCGGTCTACCTAGGCGGCTACGCTACATCCTGGAGCGGCTATGTTCTGTTACCTGCTAACTCGTTGCAAGAATTTCGTGAAAATGTTTCAAAAAAAATTTAGAGCATGATAGATATGACATTCCACTAACCAGTGGCCGGCAATAGTTTACCCTAGAATGAAGAGGAGAGAAGGAGGGGGATACCATAATAACCCACTAACACCTGATGATGCAAACCGGGTCGAGTTTTGGACCTTGAATGTTGTACAAGTGTGCCAGGGGGTAGTGCTCAAGATCAAGAGTTTGGCAACATTTTGCTTTACAGCTCATGCAGGTAAGCAGGCCAGGTTCTGCTTCTGCAGGTGTCTTTTTTGTACAGACAAGAATGAGAGCAAGATGAGATTTGCTGCTCAAACTCTTTTTTTTCCAATGCTGATGAATGCGGAAGCAATCATTTCCGTACACTGGCATTTCCTTGTGTATTCATATGAGGTTGAAGCAAGGCATCGCATTGCTAGATGGTAGAATTTGCCTTGTCTTGCTGCTACGGATGGACCAAGTCCCAAACATCTTTTGGTCTTTAAATGGTAAATGAAGCGATTCCAGCCCTTCTATATCCTACGATCGTGTCAACAAACACACGGAAAGTAGAGGTTGAGAAGATTTAGTCTTCTGCAAACAAAGTAGTCTACTCGGGGCTTGACCCGGACTTTTGGCTCTCGGGTGCAGGCGCACCCTATATACTCTAAAAATTGTAGTAATTTcaaataaagtaaaaaaaaatcgAATCCTTTTGGGAATCAAAGATAATCAAGTATTGTACTCGTATAAATTTGTTTGGCCAAAAAAATTTTCACATTGACTTCAGGCAAAAAACAACAAATCTATGACGAATATAGCGTGAATAGTACTTTAATATAGGACCTTCAAGTCTGTTTTTTTCACCCAGAAAACAAGAGAAGTTATTCCATGGTGAATCTTTCGTATACGAGTACAATACATGATCATCTTTGATTTCCAAAAACATTTGAATTTTTTTGATCTTTTTCTGAATTATTATATTTTTTTTCCATATAGGGTGCGCTTGCTCCCAGGTTCACCCATGCAATTTCGACTCGGGGCTTCACTTTAATATACATACATCCTGAGTTGTAAAGTCGAACGGGAGCACTGCattgatctttttttttttttgaagttttGCTGCCCGGCTTTATTCAAATGACGACAAAATATCTGATTGATAGGCTCATCTCTAGCAGGATCGCTGCTTTATTAGCATCTCTCTGCACAAACTCGAACCTAAAACCCTGAAAAGGGGAGATAGTAGGCTTCATCTCTCGTAGGATCGCTGCGATCCTACGTACCATCCTTCCATGCATTGACAATCAGCTCATAGTCTGTCTTAAGAATGACATGAGACCACCCCTTCGTCCGAGCTAGGAACACTGCATCACGACACGCCAACACCTCCACCATCCCAGGATCAACAATGTACTCATACAGTCGACATTTTGCAAGCACAAAATTTCCAGAGTGATCTCTCGCAATCACCCCTGTACCCGCCATGTTGTCTACAACTTTAAGAGATCCAGTTCAGTTTGATGAAGCCGATTCTGGATGGAAGCGAGCCGGAAATTACCGGAATCATGTGGGAGAACGTGTTGGAGAAAGATGCTTGCCGGATAGCGATGCGCGATATAGGCTGGACGGAGTATATTTGTCCAAAATGATCGAAGCTGAGGGTCCATCGGGTCCACAATGTTTTGGCCCGCAAATCATGAGGGGAGAACCACCGGTACGTAACTTTCAGTTGCcatgtgacacaaaaacatacgatggcaccacaaaACCGGAAGATCGGCTTGCAGACTATgtcaccgcggtatacgtcgctagAGGTGGAGGAAACGCAGCCGGCGGAGGAAACCGACGCTGGGCAGTAAGATACATACCGTCAGTgctggtaggaccggcacgcatTTGGCTTAATAATTTGCCAaaaggaagcataaacggctggcttgattttgaagaagcattcatgagcaatttcagcagcacataccggaggccaaacagaccgCAGCAGCTCTCCATGTGCCAGCAGCGTGAGAATGAAATAGaacgggattacctgacccggtggaactccacaagaaacTCTTGCGAGGGTGTGATTGAAGCACAtgcaattgcttggttcagcaatggatgccggagaggctcaccgttgtggcaaaagttacaAAGAAACATGCCAACTACCTTAACCGAAATGATCCGGGTGGCTgataactatgcgttgggagatccAATGCAACCGGCGATCGGAGCGGATCCGGCACCAAGGTTCCCACCGCGCCCAGATCAGCACCGAAACAACCATCATatcaagagaagggaagattttccggataggAGATACAGAATGCAAGAAGTGGTCGCAGTGCAGGACAATTCCGGCGCTGGCGGAAGCCAAAGGTAGAAAACCGGAACTCAGCTGTGGGCAGGCcaaaagaaacaatgggtggagaaAAAACCGTGCCAGGACCAGGCCAAGTACACAATGGAATCCTCTATGGATCAGCCGTGCCGTTGACACACACCGAGTCAAACTAGGCCGGCAAACCACTTAACAAAAGATAGCTCCTGGACCAAGAGGTTGATGGAGAgaggcatgatgaaagatgccAGAGACCAAGTTTTCGAGGAgttgccaccaccgccaccgctaaCCGGGGCGAATGCGCAACCGTTTTTCGCTCAGCAGAACCGGCCGCAGCAGCAGGaggaagttcaccaagtggcgtaGGGCAATAATCAGGCTCCGCCTCCAGcaactttgggccggaatgtttatcaTGATCCGGATGTGTGTTGTGTGGTGTTCGTAACTGAACCGAGAGACCGGCAAAGtatgcatcgccgttccatggaagtgaacgcggtgataccggcagtaccaaaatacatgctaTGATCAGAACAAGAGATCACCTGGTCGTTTAAAGATCATCCGAAAGATGCCAAATCTGGGCGGATATGCTCTGGTGGTGGATCTGATAATGCAAGGTGCTGGTGGACAATggtagcagcataaacatcatgtaccggcacactatgCATACGCTTGGCATAACTCCAAACATGCTTGAGCCAAGTCACACGACTTTCCACGGCATCGTCCCGGGATTGTCCTGTTCGCcaatgggaaaagtccgggttgATGTGCTGTTCGGCGGTCGTGACAATTGTCGCGTTGAAAACATTCTGTTCGAAGTGGTTGATCTCGATagcccttaccatgcactgctggggaggcCGGCACTAGCGaggttcatggcctcaactcataccgcATACCTAAAGATGAAGATGTCGGCACCCAATGGTCCCTTAACCGTGGTTGGAAACTATAAGGTCTCGCTGTagaccgcttccgccggatcaaatttggccgaatcgctggtcatagcagaggaaaaaaggagaatgcaaaccCCTGTGGCGATGGCTCAATCCTCCCAGCtgaacttagcggcaatgagcggcCAGCTTGGCGCACATGCTTTCAAGccaacaaaagaaacaaaggacattgtgctggatccggcttaccaagagcgcaccgttcgtatcggtgtcggcctgagtgaggcataggaaagcgcgctcgtcaacttcctctgtgagaatcggaacatcttcgcctggtctactgatgacttggtgggtgtgctgagggagttggctgagcactctctgaaagTCCGGAAAGACGCGAAGCCGGTGAGATAACCTTtacaccggtttgctgaagataggaggaaaatcattggagaagaggtaacaaagttgctggtttccggtttcatcgtggaagtactgcacaccgagtggctggccaatccgatgCTGGTTGAGAAGAAGAAATAAGAAGACCCCAAGGCTCCGAAAGCGTGGCGCATGTGtattgactacaccaacctgaacagggTCTGTCCCAAGGATCTGTTCCCGCTACCCCGGATTGATCAGGTGATCGATTCCACcgctggttgtgaactgttgttttttctggatgcttattccggtttccatcaaattcccctgaaaaggaagatcaaataaatacTGCGTCCATTACCCCGCACTGGGCTTATTGATATGTCACTGTGCCTTTTTGTTTGagaaatgccggcgcaacataccagcgctgtatgcaaaaatgccttCACGATCAAATCGGTAAAAATGTGTAGGTCTATGTCGACGATGTCGTAATAAAAACGAAAGTTAAACATACTCTGATCGGTGATCTGAGGAAAACATTTGACAACTtgcgaaggttccggatgaaactcaatccggcaaaatgcactttcggcgTTCCTGTCggaaagctgctcggtttcctggtatcaagccgcggtattgaggttaatccggtaaaaattcgGGCCATCGAACGTATGGACCTACCtcaatgccccaaagatgtgcaaaagattaCCGGAAGCCTGACATCTTTAAGCCGGTTGGGTGAGAAAGCTTTGCCGCTGTATGCCTTAATAGAAAAATCggatactttcgtctggaccccGCAGGCAGATGCAGCATTCAAGGAGTTAAAGAAAATGCTCGCCACCGCTCCAGTATTGGCTTCACTgttggaaagggaacccatgtttCTTTACATAGtagcaacaaaccgggtcgtgagtgttgtggttgtggtagaaaggcaggaggaaggaaaaaccatgcagaggccggtatactacctgagcgaggtgctctccctctcaaagcaaaactacccgcatTTCCAAAAactgacctatggcgtgttcatggccgccactaagctcaagcactactttgaggagcatccgatgaaggtggtgagcgaggcacctacctcggaaatcatcggcaacaaagatgccagcggccagATTGCCAAATGGGCGATTCAGTTGTCACTATAAGTACCGGCCTACGAAAGAAGGGACGCCATACAATCACAAGCTTTGGtagatttcttggttgattgggctgAGATGCAATACAAGCCACCTAAACCGGAAGTAGATTActtgaagatgcactttgatggatccaaactcaaagaaggTCTCGGTGCAGGAGTGgttctcacctcaccaaaaggggATCACTTAAGATACGTGTTGCAAATACACTTCATGGCATCAAATAATGTAGCTGAATACGAAGCTTTGGttcatgggctcaaggtcgcaaaagaaatcggcgttcaccggatcatttctatggcgattcagatctggtggtacaacaatgttccggagattgggatgcaaaagatgccaacatggccgcataccggtttcatgtgcagaagattgccggattcttcgaagggtgcaaATTTCACCACGTACCAcgggcagaaaatgaagccgcggacacattgtccaagctaggctcatccaggcaagaaattccttccggaatagccttggctcacCTGAGGAAACTGTCAATCAAACTGTGTCCGGAATCcaagtcaatttttgtaccggaatctcatgttgtgccaatggacattcatgaaggaaacccggggactgctccaacTGACCCGGCCACTTCGGGATCGAAACCGGAAGAAACCATGATGGTGGATTACATGGAGATTGACGTGCCAGTTTTTCTGGTTCGGGAAGCACcaacctgggtaaaacctattAAGGAGTTCCTAATCAACGGCGGTTTGCCAGCTAATGAAACCGAATCGAGAAGGATCCAAAGGAGGTCCAAGgcgtacaccatcatcaatggtgagatgtacaagagaagtgttaccggtgtccttcaacgatgtgtggaaccggaagagggaaaggaAATGCTCctagagattcaccaaggagaatgtgggcaccatgcctcGTCCAGGGCGCTGGtgacaaaagtgttccggcatgggttctattggtccACAGCTCTAGAAGATGCTGAGGACTTGGTCCGGaagtgcaatgggtgccagaggtacaccaagcaaaatcataccccatcatccggtttaaaaaccataccgataacttggccatttgtggtgtggtgcctggacatggttggACCGTTTAAAACAGCGAGAGTGAACATGACTCACATTTTGGTGATGGTCGATAAGTTTACTAAGTGGCTCGAGGTTAAGCCAATTGGacagtgtgatgggcacacagctgtgaaactcttgaaagatgtcatcttgcggtatggtTACCCGCACAACATCATTACTGACAACggaacaaactttgctcaaggagagttcAAATGCTTCTGTGacgataacaatatccggttggatatagcctcagtggcacacccacaggcAAATGGGCAGGTTGAAAGAACAAACGCActtgtgctttccggtatcaaaccgaggCTTATCGAGCCACTCGAGAAAATGCcaggatgttggcttgatgaactACCATCAGTGCAGTGGAGAATAAGAACCACACCAAACTGGTCTACCAGATACACACCATTTTTCATggtatatggagcagaagcgggtcataccaaccgacatcatccatgactcaccacgagtCCAACTCTatacgaagaagaggtaaaagaggcccgagaaaaatgTTGTTGATTTGCTCGAGGAACAAAGAGAGCTAGCCTTGGCAAGATCGGCCATATATcaacaaaacctcagacgctatcatagccagaAGGTAaacccgagggtattccgggaaggagatctggtgctacgtctAGTGCGGCACACTGAAGGATGGCACAAACTCTCACCGCCGTGGGAAGGGCCTTTCATTGTGAtgaaggctctacacaatgatgcctactatctgatcgatgcacaggaatcgaaGAAAGGAAAGAAGGATAGGTCAGGAGAGGAAACCAAGCGACCGTGGAACATAGCTTTGCTTCACCCTTTTCTATT
It includes:
- the LOC127313634 gene encoding uncharacterized protein; this encodes MVSVHGIANGTSDGAANRKINRLFTPSERKNPTNFMFERHVARLESRQQQQQLMQQRRCIITTFMPDCLYHFSENASPLIILHLSVPEEYRSYSANQSRLLVERSTASNSMSDSGFSENTSTKTKTDARHTTRRKSKKKNKKRRQHFRKPTDGSEITFAESNSSTQSVDMIDSCEGSTLSPKHVGDILFEETFSPSSSVKEASEKAPDSENDNEYNGFSVASVSSASYCDETELSRPTTSCLELFGQCNRYLDNIPNLELMDSSQEPRHASRSGHCSGSTKTLLSSRNERGHNQCETAEFCSSSDGVDDSWLENSNCSSDFSSENGVGVCNGTQAAHLCSDGSRGSDFCLVISRKRARKEKKMSMWKSFNGEHAPAVVHRPNEKYSGSSSRQMLKELNTKEYSHRQHHVDSIQPQHGAVLKRSIKNFIHKRSNGIPFKHSETGTSHNHFTSPKENINSKSNAGSGTSHNHFTSAKQNSNCKSHVDFDKEQNIDLSRRLSNGVHCRESTCEMKSNSASEPTTLESAKGNCTSESSQLTDHVVGDFPMLKSGLQDSLRGNYAIGTGSGLQSPDSKSIETDSLVRCDVIPSVEGNHSLEKFSSSEMHLIQMTKVVNDACEVQVAADAHVSAGYPTTDLEIFLHSATPVIGHVPRVKMSNSSQDQSVRHSICQQYISNMYLRNIWEWYEEPGCYGLEVRDLSDRSSIAPHRTNSEFCAYFVPYLSAIQLFGWSAKNMDNGFGVEERNMLGASSTTSLMSSQPVPAKLHKPFEQSNTFFSETSFSAHDHGELIFEYFETEQPSLRPPLFEKIKDLSSLNLSGDSEKLQNVKLCDLHPASWYCVAWYPVYRVPHGNFRASFLTYHSLGKLVQQMPSPDMSGGQHTRIVCPVVGLQGYNDKGEQWFELRCPDSSKPHCAEVVKERLRTLKQGALAMARAAIPRGSEKSSVNHHPDFEFFLSRST